GTTCTGGCTCAGCGGTAGCTGTAGCCTGTAACTTCTGTACAGTCTCTGTCGGCACAGAAACCTCGGGATCGATTCTTAACCCCGGTAATTTAGGCTCCATCATCGGCATTAAACCGACTGTTGGACTGCTCAGCCGTTCAGGAATCCTTCCGCTCTCCAATACGCAGGACACCCCTGGCCCTATGGCTAGAACGGTTCGGGATGCCGCACTGCTGCTAAACGCAATGCTGGGCAATGATAATCACGATGCTGCTATGGGAACAAATGCCGGTAAAACCCATGAGGATTACACTGTATTCCTGGACGAGAATGGCTTGCAAGGTGCCCGTATAGGCATCCCGCGTGACTATTATTTCGAGGAGCTAACAGAAGAACAACTTGCACTGTTCAATGCTTCCGTAGATAGAATGAGAGAGCTTGGAGCCACCATCATTGATCCTGCGGATATTAAGACCGCTCGAGAAATTAGTTACTCTTCAGTCGTCCTGAACGAATTCAAAACATCGCTGAACGCATATTTATCCCGGTTGGGCCCAGGTGCACCAATGCGAACATTGAAGGATATCATTGACTTTAACCATGCTCATCCTGTGGAGACTTTAAGATATGGTCAAGCTACGTTAATTAACGCTGAATTTAATTCTTCGGGCACACAATCCGAACCACAATATTTGCAACATCGTGCGACTGACCTGAGGCTGTGCAAGGAAGAAGGGATCGACGCCACCATGAAGGAATATGACCTAGATGCCCTTCTATTCCCCGCTGACTTTGGCGCCAGAATCACCTCGCGCGCTGGATACCCATCCATCGTTGTGCCTTCTGGATATACTTCCGCAGGTGCTCCCTTCGGTGTAACTTTCTCGGCGAGAGCTTATCAAGAGCCTACGCTTATCAAGCTTGCCTATGCGTATGAGCAGCATTACAAGGTTCGAAAAGCGCCTTCACTAAAGAGCTTTATCTGATCACACTTTTTCACTCATAACTAAAAGCCCGTAAACAGTGATTGTCTCATTCACCATTTACGGACTTTTTCATTTTCCAAACTCTACATATACTTACTCATAGTCACGCTGATTCTCTTCATCCGCAATATTCTGAATTTCATCGGAGTGAATTAGAAACAACTCATACTCCCCTTCAGCATGCAGCTTTAGTGCCCTTTCTTTAAAAAACTTCGGACTCCCCTCAGCCGCATCCTCATCATAAAAGAGCAATATTCCGTCGCTTTTGCGGAACAACAGGTCATCTCTGGCCCGAAATTGCCAGCTGCCGTCATAAGGAGCATTACTGACCGCACCGAAGAAGTCCGCCCCCGCAATAATACGTCTATACTCGTTCTGCTTCTCTTCTTTCCACTTCTCTTCCTGTCCAGTATGCGCTGTAATGATCCCAAGCTTTAAGTCCGGATATTGCGTCTTAAGCTCGCTTACCACCTCACATGCCCACAGATCCACACCGTATTGCCCGGGCGTAATCACCCACTCTACACCTTCTTCGATTAGAGGTTTTAAGCGGTTAGCCAGTGCTTTTTTGATATAAGGAATCCCTTGATGTTTATTGTCAAAAATACCGAGCTCATGCGCACGATATCCAGTTACCAGTAAAGTCTTCATGTGCTGCCTCTTTCCTATATGTTGGC
This window of the Paenibacillus sp. FSL R10-2734 genome carries:
- a CDS encoding amidase family protein → MSFEIVEATIPDIQAALESGEITSKQLVLMYYERIADHDKNGLTINSVLEINPDALFIAESLDVERAIKGPRGPLHGIPVLLKDNINTGDKMHTSAGSLALANSFAGEDAYIVTKLREAGAIIMGKANMTEFANFMTNGMPSGYSSRGGQVLNPYNITTPTGGSSSGSAVAVACNFCTVSVGTETSGSILNPGNLGSIIGIKPTVGLLSRSGILPLSNTQDTPGPMARTVRDAALLLNAMLGNDNHDAAMGTNAGKTHEDYTVFLDENGLQGARIGIPRDYYFEELTEEQLALFNASVDRMRELGATIIDPADIKTAREISYSSVVLNEFKTSLNAYLSRLGPGAPMRTLKDIIDFNHAHPVETLRYGQATLINAEFNSSGTQSEPQYLQHRATDLRLCKEEGIDATMKEYDLDALLFPADFGARITSRAGYPSIVVPSGYTSAGAPFGVTFSARAYQEPTLIKLAYAYEQHYKVRKAPSLKSFI
- a CDS encoding DUF1273 domain-containing protein, whose protein sequence is MKTLLVTGYRAHELGIFDNKHQGIPYIKKALANRLKPLIEEGVEWVITPGQYGVDLWACEVVSELKTQYPDLKLGIITAHTGQEEKWKEEKQNEYRRIIAGADFFGAVSNAPYDGSWQFRARDDLLFRKSDGILLFYDEDAAEGSPKFFKERALKLHAEGEYELFLIHSDEIQNIADEENQRDYE